Proteins from a genomic interval of Rhipicephalus microplus isolate Deutch F79 chromosome 6, USDA_Rmic, whole genome shotgun sequence:
- the LOC119168225 gene encoding uncharacterized protein LOC119168225, whose product MLGGEGASRRHSASMVSRCIFVPLLQLLLLTVLAAEPAEGASRFELRLGRFFTDGTDARGECCGGLCPGTCRVFMRSCLARSRDSECSMGALVSPVVANNSMPPGFVLAQNMTFRMPWPGRFKLTIEAWHTQNGTVPPEGAFRRDHRTRRPLVDRFRSLGASEWFLQLASRVLDIPERWIQRRTDDQHQHKPELGSLVRRFVLHEFLAVGVEWQHRSFPGLELDYRVTCVEGYAGANCSERCPEPNEPGSRFRCLEGGAKQCMDGWAGAECERPVCAEGCDAEHGFCEKPGECLCRMGWEGARCDRCTPMPGCVHGACNASFECNCLPGWDGFFCNRPMCGQGCHATRGYCEKPGQCSCRFGWQGAKCDQCKPLPGCLHGHCTKPLECICDPGWTGIFCHIPVCSPKCNHEHGYCARPNECRCRVGWMGENCSQCCPYPGCRHGTCNKPWECSCDPGWGGMLCDKPLLACEATDPPPCPEGTSCIDTPEGGFKCLCPQQQKQAMSNCTMMR is encoded by the exons ATGCTCGGAGGAGAAGGCGCCAGCCGACGACACTCGGCCAGCATGGTCTCCCGGTGCATCTTCGTCCCGCTCCTCCAGCTGCTCCTCCTGACCGTTCTGGCGGCGGAACCG GCGGAAGGCGCCAGCCGTTTCGAGCTCCGACTGGGGCGCTTCTTCACCGACGGCACCGACGCCCGCGGCGAGTGCTGCGGCGGCCTGTGCCCCGGCACCTGCCGCGTCTTCATGCGCAGCTGCCTGGCCCGGTCCAGGGACTCGGAGTGCTCCATGGGAGCGCTCGTGTCGCCCGTGGTGGCCAACAACAGCATGCCTCCGGGATTCGTGCTCGCCCAGAACATGACCTTCCGCATGCCATGGCCG GGTCGTTTCAAGCTCACTATCGAAGCGTGGCACACCCAGAATGGAACGGTGCCCCCGGAAGGCG CGTTTCGACGGGACCATCGCACGCGGCGTCCCCTGGTGGACCGTTTCCGAAGCCTCGGTGCCTCGGAGTGGTTTCTCCAGCTGGCCAGTCGCGTCCTCGACATCCCGGAACGTTGGATCCAGCGACGCACCGACGACCAGCACCAGCACAAGCCCGAGCTGGGCTCGCTGGTGAGGCGCTTCGTGCTCCACGAGTTCCTCGCCGTCGGCGTCGAGTGGCAGCATCGCAGCTTCCCGGGTCTCGAGCTCGACTACCGGGTCACGTGCGTCGAGGGCTACGCGGGCGCCAACTGCAGCGAGCGCTGTCCGGAACCCAACGAGCCGGGCTCCCGGTTCCGCTGCCTCGAGGGCGGCGCCAAGCAGTGCATGGACGGCTGGGCGGGCGCCGAATGCGAGAGGCCCGTGTGTGCCGAGGGCTGCGACGCCGAGCACGGCTTCTGCGAGAAGCCCGGAGAGTGCCTGTGCCGCATGGGCTGGGAAGGGGCGCGCTGCGACCGCTGCACGCCCATGCCCGGATGCGTGCACGGCGCGTGCAACGCCAGCTTCGAGTGCAACTGCCTGCCTGGCTGGGACGGATTCTTCTGCAACCGAC CCATGTGTGGTCAAGGATGTCATGCAACGCGGGGCTACTGCGAAAAGCCAGGACAATGCAG CTGCCGGTTCGGCTGGCAGGGAGCCAAGTGTGACCAGTGCAAGCCGCTGCCGGGGTGCCTGCACGGGCACTGCACCAAGCCGCTGGAATGCATCTGCGATCCTGGTTGGACGGGCATCTTCTGCCACATCC CGGTGTGTTCGCCCAAATGCAACCACGAGCACGGCTACTGCGCCCGGCCGAACGAGTGTCGATGCCGGGTCGGCTGGATGGGCGAGAACTGCAGCCAGTGCTGTCCCTACCCGGGCTGCCGGCACGGCACGTGCAACAAGCCCTGGGAGTGCAGCTGCGATCCAGGATGGGGCGGCATGCTGTGCGACAAGCCGCTGCTGGCCTGCGAGGCGACGGACCCGCCACCGTGCCCCGAGGGCACTTCGTGCATCGACACGCCTGAAGGCGGTTTCAAGTGTCTCTGTCCGCAGCAGCAAAAGCAGGCTATGTCCAACTGCACCATGATGCGGTAG